A window of Bacillus marinisedimentorum genomic DNA:
TTCCGAATGCCGCCGCGTTATGGCGACTTTATTAATATAACACACTGACCAACTCAAGTCAACATGTTTCAGAAAAGCTGTTTTAAAAAAACTGCTACCGCCGCTGTTCGTTTTCAGCGACGGTATATAACTTACCATGTTATTTAGTTATCCGTCAATAACTATTCTTAAATTTCCTTTGCTTTATACTTCCGGTGGAAAATCCCCTTTCCTTTTGTTTCGACTTCAACATCTTCCACCAGCCCTTTATCAATTAAATGTTCCAGCATCGCCCCAAGATCCACTGAGTAGCTTTTCAGCTCCGCTTTATTCATCAAATCACCAAATGACCACAGTCCTTCCTGTGAACTGATAACATCGAGCATGTGGGCTGCTCCTGTACGGGTCCTGGAGTTGATCGAATATTCGCTTGCCAGGAGAAGCAATTCAATTTTCTTTTGAAGGGACTCGTCACTTTCTACAAGTTCTTGATAGAGTTTATAAATTTCCGGCTCAATCCGTTTCACCTGATTCCAGACGGTCACCTCCGGGTGGAATCCGTTTTCGATTACAGACAGGCGGGCCAGGTGATGAAGCGCATGGACAATATTGTTATACGCATCTAAATAATGCTGTGATTCATACAGCTCTTTGCCTTCGGTAAAGCGGCGGATGAGTTTTGCAAACTCGACCCCCATCCTGTATTTTCGGTCAGCAGGAGGGAATTCCCTTAGCCGCTCCCGCTCCTTTGCGATATATTCATTCCGTTCAAAAAGCACCTGTCCATTCAACACCCAATCGACCGCACGGCGGTGCGATCCTTCAAGAATCCATTCCTTCACCTGGTGTTCTTCCACAAGGTGAAGCGCAGCCTTTTTATCCTGGAACTCATAATGTTTTACATACCACGGCATTTCAAGTTCTTCCGCAATCACAAACAAAATGACATCAAAATTGTCCGTTGACGCACTGAATTCATGTTTTTTCTCTATTAATAATATTCCCAGGGTTCCGGGATTGCCGGCCCTTTCCTGGTATATTGGCCGTAAAAGATCCTCCATATTGATTCCTCCACCTGAATTTAAATAACGAAATCATCAGTTTGAAACTTCGACAGCAGGTGTGAAACTCCTTTTTTAATGGCCGATTATTTATTGCCGGGTCTTTTATTATGCTATACAATAACTCTGGGAGGGAATAGTATGGGCCTTAAGTATTCAAGCAAGATCAATAAAATCCGCACCTTCGCTTTAAGTTTGATTTTTATCGGAATAGCCGTTATGTATATAGGGATCTTTTTCCGGACAAGCCCATGGCTGATGACTTCATTTATCCTGCTCGGTTTTTTGGCCATCATCGCAAGTACTGGCGTGTATTTCTGGATCGGAATGCTTTCAACAAAAACCGTTCAGGTCGTTTGCCCGAATTGCGGAAAACCGACAAAAGTGCTCGGCCGGGTAGATATGTGCATGCATTGCAGCGAACCGCTTACGCTCGACCCTGACCTGGAAGGCAAAGACTTCGATGAGAAATATAATCGTAAACAGCCCTCAAAAACAAAATAATCTCAATTTTTTGCAAAGGGTATGTTAAAGGATATTGTTCCAGTAATACAAAAAAGAAACCCGAAAGGCCGGTCAATTGCCTTTCGGGTTTCTTTAATGTTCCTTCTTTTGCCGGCAAGCCGGGCATACTCCGTAGATTTCCATACGATGGTGGCTTACATCGAAACCGGTTACCTGCTCAGACAGTGTTTCCACTTCATCCAATCCCGGATAGTGGAAATCTACAATCTTGCCGCATTCATTACAGATGATATGGTAGTGGGTCGTTGTATTGCAATCAAACCGGCTGGAAGAATCTCCGTAAGTGAGTTCCTTTACCAGGCCTACTTCTTTGAAAACCCTCAGGTTATTATAGACCGTTGCGACACTCATATTCGGAAATTTACCTTCAAGCGATTTATATATATCATCTGCGGTTGGATGAGCCTCTGATTTAATCAAGTATTCCAAAATCGCATGACGCTGTGGAGTAATGCGCACTCCGGCATCTTTCAACGTATCCAATGATTCATGCAAACGATCAGTAAGCACCGTCATGCACCCCTTTTTTAAAGCATTCTTATATTATAATATTTATAATCAGTGTACCTGTTCTTGTATCTTTTTGTCAAACATCTGTATCCGTAAACGTTTGTAATCTGGCTTCTGATCGGTAAAACGCGGTTTCTTTTCCTTATTAATATTCATTCTTATTATATATTTATTCCCAACACCATCTTTTGTTACACATTATCCTCGTGCAAGTTGGGCTCTGTTTTCCCCTCTTTATAATTTACATAACGGGCCGCCACAAACAAAAAATCGGAAAGCCTGTTTAAGTAGCGGATAACGAGCTGGTTAACGCCCTCTACTCCGATGGCGCGCCGCTCTGCCCGCCTCGCAATGGTCCGAGCCGAGTGAAAAGCTGCTCCAGCTCTGCTCCCGCCCGGCAAAATGAAACTTTTCAAAGCCGGAAGCTCCTCTTCCCACCTGTCGATTGCTTTTTCCAGTTCTTCAATATCGCTGTTTGTGAGTTTCCATTTGACCTTCTTGCCTGGAGGCGTCGCGAGTTCTGCCCCTACGTGGAACAGCACCGTTTGCACTTTGTTCATGATTTCAAGAATATCCAAATCGCCTTCCCACTTTTGGGGAGTCAGGTGGCTCACAGCAACACCGATCATGGAATTCGCTTCATCACACGTTCCGTAAGCTTCAACACGCACATCCGTTTTAGGCACCCTGCTTCCGTAAATGAGAGATGTTTCACCCTTGTCGCCCGTTTTTGTATAGATTTTCATTAAATCAATACCCCCTGTCCGGATCGATTACATTCATGTATTCACCTTCACCCGTCTGATAAACAGCAAGATTTTGCTCGAAAATCTTAAAAGCCCTGAAATGATATTCGGGAGAAATACCTGACAAATGTGGTGTGACAGTGACGTTTCCCATTTCCCAAAACGGATGGGATTCCGGGAGCGGTTCTTGTTCGAATACGTCCAGCACCGCATGAGAAATAACATTTCCCTTCATCACTTCAATTAATTCCTTCTCATTGACCGTATCCCCGCGGCCGATGTTAATAAACACCGCATCGCGTTTCATGCTGTGAAAAACATCCCTGCCGAACATTTTTTTCGTATCAGGTGTACTCGGCAAAACCGAAACGACATAATCTCCCTGCGCAGCAGCTTTCTTAAGATCAGCGGATTTGTACATGACATCAATGTCAGCGGCTTCCCTGCCGCTTCTGCTCACACCGATTGTTTTCATGCCGAAAGCCCTTGCAAGCCTTGCGATTTCACTTCCGATTGCTCCTGCACCGGCAATAACGAGCGTTTTTTCCGACAGCTCGGACATTTTTACGGTACGGTCCCACTTCTTTTCCTTCTCGTGGGCTATGAGCGTTTTCGTTTTCCTTGCCGTCTGCAGCATCATGCCTATTGTATATTCAGCCATCGGCGTCTTATGTATGCCTCTTGCATTTGTAACGAGAATATTCCGTTCTTTGATGGCTGCAAACGGCATTTTATCGAGTCCTGCCGACAAAACCATGATCCACTTCAACTTTTTGGCTGCAGCAATTTTCCCCTCGTCCAGGTCTTCCCCATAAGTCAGCAGCACTTCTGCTTCAGGCAATTCCTTAAGCGCCTCCTCATTCATGCGGCGCTGAAAAGAGAACTTCAGATCAGGATGTCTCTTCCTGGTTGTTTCGCGTATTTCTCCATTCACTCTTGCCGTGCAAAGGATAAACATATCTGTCCCTCCTATCCAATTGATAACATTCTTTTGCTGATATTGTACCTGAAAAATCTGAATGCTTATATTAAAAGGTATTATGGACAGTTTTTGAATGAGTAAAGATAATTTGAAAATGGTTTATTCCCCAGGTTCCCATCAGAAAAATCTTGCGCTGGCAAGGGACTCAACTCGTTTTCCGCAGGCTTCCGTGCGAGCCTTCTTAACTATCACACATAAAAAAAACAGCAGGCCGGAACCCGCTGCTGAAATTGAGGAGGTATTTCTTCATTAATACTATACTCACCTGCAGCAGGATTGACTAAACAGGAGCCCGGATGCCCGAAAAATAGGCGTATTACATATTCAGCCGGCAGGGATTCAAACGAGCCAATTCTTCTATGACGAAACGCCCGTTTTGGCTGATCAGCCTGTCGTCGAAATAAATCTCTCCGCCGCCGTATTGCTCCCTTAAAATCAGGACCATATCCCAGTGAATCGCTGATCTGTTGCCGTTATCAGCATTTTCGTACGCTTCTCCCGCAGCGAGATGGATGCTTCCCGTGATTTTTTCATCAAAAAGGGCATCGCCCATCGGCTGCCTGATCAGCGGATTCAGACCTACCGCAAACTCACCGAAGTATCGGGCTCCCTCATCCGTGTTGAAAATTTCATTCAGCCTGTCAGCTTTATCGGCATCTGCCCGGATGACCTTCCCGTTTTCAATTGTCAGAGCAACCTTCTGAAAGACAATCCCTCTGAATGTACATGGTGTGTTGAAAGTGATGGTGCCGTTCATACTTTCCTTCACTGGTGCTGAGTACACTTCTCCGTCCGGAAGGTTCTTTTCGCCTGTGCACGAAACGGCAGGCATGCCTTTTATCGAAAATTCCAAATCGGTGCCCGGCGCTGCTATCCTCACTTTATCCGTCTTCTTGATCAGTTCACGCAAAGGTTCCATCGCTGAAGCCAGCATCTGATAGTCAATGCTGCACACATCAAGCACAAAATCGGAAAAAGCCGAAGTGCTCATGCCGGCTTTCTGGGCAAGGGACCTGGACGGATAGTTGAGAAGGACCCAGCGGCGGTTATTGATATAAAACTCATGGACATCTTTCAAGGACCGTCCATATAAGGAAGCTTTATCTGCCGGTATATCGGAAAACTCAGCGTCATTCTCCTCTGCAGACACAATAATAACCGCATCTATATCCTTGTATTTCTGCAGCTCCCATTCCGCCTGGATGCCGAGCTGTTCCGCATTGAACCCCATAGCCAGCTCGCGGTAGATGTCATCATCAAGAATTTCAGCAAAGGGATAAGCCCCCATTTCATAAGCCTTCTTAATCAGTTCGATGACAAGCGGCTTCCCCGGCGCATGGGCCTGAATCAAAACCCGCTCGTTCTTTTTAACCTTCACCGAATGGCTTAACAAATTGCCGGCAAGCTTTGTGAGGCGGGGGTCTCTCAACATAAAAACACCTCTTTTCAAGTGACTGTGTTAAAACGTAATGGTAATAAAATCGCCGGCAAAATCGCTCGCTTCCCTGGAGTCATCCCGCTATTTGACTTCGCTTGATGATCAACAGGTTTATTGGCATGCCAGACTTCCCCGGCTGTATAGATAGACGAAGAACCTCCTTGGCAGGAGGTTCTCAGGATAGGTTTTCCTTTATGTAGTTGAGCGCTTCTTCTACATGGCCTTTCACTTTGACTTTGCGCCATTCTTTTGCCAGTTTTCCTTCTTTATCAATGACAAAAGTGGAACGTTCGATTCCCATGTATTCTTTCCCGAAATTTTTCTTCAGTTTCCAGACCCCGTATTCCTCTGCCGCTTTATGATCTTCATCTGCAAGAAGAAGGAATGGCAGATCATGCTTTTCAATAAATTTTTTATGGCGTTCGACCGGATCCGGGCTGACACCAAGAATGACGGCATCCAGTTCCTTAAAGCTTTCGTGCTGATCACGGAAATCGCAGGCTTCAGTAGTACAGCCAGGTGTCATGTCTTTCGGATAAAAATAAAGGACTACGTTTTTTCCTTTAAAATCAGACAAGGTTACATTTTCACCATTATTCGCCGGCATCGTGAAATCCGGTGCGGCTTTTCCAACTTCAGTCGACAAGATAACCCCTCCAGTTCATATTAAATATTCCGCTGATGCAGGCAGTAAAAGCTTCAATGCTTCTTTTCCGCCGCAGTCATTGTTCCCTTTTAAGGGTAACCAATTTGGAGGGGGATTACAACTTTCATCTCATAATCAATTATTGCCGCTTCTTATTCCTGGCGTTCCTGTTTCTGGTTTTCATACTTATCATTGTCGAACACTGTCCGGACGAGAAAAGCGGCCGGCATGATATATCCGATCATCGCTTCAATCACTGCAATGGCCCGGCCTGTGCCAACCGGCGTGATGTCTCCGTATCCAACCGAAAACAGGGTGACTGCACTGAAGTACATTCCGGTTTCAAGCAGCTGCAGAAACGTCCCTTCTATTTGGGAACCTGCTTCTGATAATACGGTGAACCCGTTTATCTCCAATAGAATATAAATCATTCCAAAACCCGTTAATACAGTGGCATACACCGTTATTAAAAGCAGCGCATTTTCAATGGGAAGATAGGCTTGCTTCGGCCGGTCCCCTTGAATCAGGGACTTGAGGCTGCTCCCCAGCAAAAAGACGGTGCAGGCAATCAATACAATCGGAAACATGTCCCATCACCTCACTATAATATATAGAAGGCGATTGAATAACATGCTTATTTTGGAATCCGGAAAAGATAAAGGCAAGGATCTCAGCTACAACATTTTTTCAAGTTCAATCTCGTCCCTGATCGGAATACCATGATTCCCCACTAAAGGAATCTCCGGCTTTCTCATTCTGGCCTTCTCAACTGCATTCTTATAAACACCGGATATGGAGAACCCTCGTTTTTGATAAAACGCCAGTGCCTTCAAATTGTCGTTTGTCGTAATAAGGGTCAGGCGTTTACATTGATTTTGCACAGCTCCATTTTCTACTGCCTTGATAAGCGCGGAACCAATTCCTCTTCCTTCCTTAATGCTATCAAGCGAGATGATTTCACAGGCGTCACCTTTAGTGATATATGTAATGAGGCCAATAATTTCTCTGTTATCGCCTAGATATGCAAAACCGTCCAATTTGCTGCAATCATAAACACCGCTGGAAATAACCATTTCCGGGCTCCCCCAGTGTACACTGAAAAAATCAATAACTTTATCAGTAGACAAATCACCAGTTCTCAGAAGTTCCATAAAGCCCCTCCCCTATTTAATTTGCAACAGGACGACCTGAAACCACAACAAAGGGAGCGGATATCCGCTCCCTCAATAATCATTCAACTGTCCGCAAACGCGGGATAGGATAAAACACAATTTCCGTTTTCCCGACGATATCATCGTCTTTAATTAAGCCAAGGCCATTCCGGCTGTCTTTGCTGACGAGCCTGTTATCACCCATAACATAAATTTCCCCTTCAGGTATGATGATCGGATCGATATTACCCGTCAGCATCATGCCGAGCTTTCGGGCCTGATTCCGATTGTCAGATAGGTACGGCTCTTTGATAAGTTGTTCATTGACATACAGTTCATCATTTTTCACTTCAACTTTATCTCCAGGCAGCGCAACAACCCGCTTTACATAGTGTCTATCCTCAGTACTATCCTTTATAATGACAATATCGCCGCGTTCAGGCTGGTCGACAAGATAGACCGCTTTATTGACCATCAGCCTTTCCCCATCGTGGAGCGTCGGGTCCATTGAAGCCCCTTCAACGATATACGGCGCGAATACATATGTTTTTATAAGTACGACAGCGACAAAAGCAATCGCAAATGACATCGTCCATTCTGCTGCAGCCCGAAATTTACCTTTCTCCAACCATAATGCCCCCCGGTGTGGAATGTTTCGATTACCACACCATTGTAACACAAAATCCGGTTACAGAGGACAAACCGAATGTTAAACTATGTAAAGAGAATGACAAGGAGGATTTTGATGAATTTCACCAATTCCGAGAAACTGCATAACAGCGCGCTTAACCATATCGTCGGCGGAGTCAACAGCCCTTCCCGATCGTTTAAGGCAGTTGGCGGAGGGTCACCTGTTTATATGGAAAAAGCGAGCGGCCCTTATTTTTGGGATGTGGACGGCAATAAATTTATCGATTACCTGGCGGCTTACGGGCCGATCATCACCGGCCATGCCCATCCGCATATTACCGAAGCCATTACGAGAGCAGCAGAAAACGGCGTTTTGTACGGGACTCCGACAGCACTGGAAAACAAATTTGCAGTTATGCTGAAGGACGCTATTCCTTCATTAGATAAAGTCCGGTTTGTTAACTCGGGTACAGAAGCAGTCATGACAACAATCCGTGTTGCCCGCGCCTATACGAATAGGACAAAAGTGATCAAGTTTGCGGGATGCTATCATGGTCATTCCGACCTTGTGCTTGTCGCAGCCGGTTCGGGACCTTCCACTCTCGGAACGCCGGATTCAGCCGGTGTTCCAAAGAGCATCGCCCAGGAGGTCATCACCGTCCCTTTTAATGATATTGAACCTTTTGAACGCGCCCTGGAAAAATGGGGAGATGAAATTGCCGCTGTTCTTGTCGAGCCGATTGTCGGTAATTTCGGCATCGTTGAACCTGTGGAAGGATTCTTGGAAAAAGTAAATGAACGATCCCATAAAGCTGGAGCACTCGTTATTTATGATGAAGTGATCACCGCTTTCCGGTTCATGTACGGCGGGGCACAAAACCTTCTTGGAATCGAACCCGATTTGACGGCCATGGGAAAAATCATTGGCGGCGGACTGCCGATCGGGGCTTACGGAGGGAAAAAAGAAATTATGGAACAGGTGGCCCCGCTCGGGCCCGCATACCAGGCCGGTACGATGGCAGGCAATCCCGCTTCCATGTCAGCCGGCATCGCCTGTCTGGAAATCCTTCAGGAAGACAGGGTTTACGAGAAACTTGATGAACTGGGAAGCATGCTGGAAACCGGAATTCTCCAGCACGCAAAAACGTACGGCATCCCCTTATCCATTAACAGGCTGAAAGGTGCGCTTACCGTTTATTTCAACAGCGGAAAAGTCTACAACTATGCACAGGCGGAACAATCCGACGGAGAAATGTTTGCCAGGTTCTTCAAATTGATGCTGAACAAAGGAATCAACCTTGCCCCTTCAAAATATGAAGCATGGTTCATTACTACGGAACACAATAAAGAAGATATCGAAACGACTTTGCAGGCAGTCGGCCAAACATTCAAAGAAATGAGCAAATAATGAATAAATATACATCATTATTCATCGGATGAACATATTTTGTTCATCCTTTTCTTTTTTTGACTTTTTGCAAACGCTTACAAACAAAGGCTTTTAATTATTCCCGCTCAAATCAGGCGATTGAAAGATTTATTTTCCATATCCATAGAAATGAATAAAAAATTGATTTTTTCTTAAAAGCATGGTAAGATTAGTAATACAATTCTGAAAATTATTCCATCCGGAATAGATTTCCTTTTTTTCTTCTTATTGTTAAAAAACTTTCATATAAAAAACTTCAGGAGGTGGGGCCCAGGTGGCCAAGTTGAACAAAGACAGGAATCCAGGCACTTTCAAAAATCATCATTTATTTGAACATGATGCCTGCGGTATCGTATCAGTAATTGAAAAAAAGAATGTTCCTACACGACAAAACATCGATGATGCCATCGATGCTCTTGTAACCATGAACCATCGCGCAGGCTTCATCAATAATGAAGGAGACGGTGCGGGAATCCATATTGACATCCCGCGTGAACTCTGGAAAAAGAAGCTTGACGCAGCAGGATTGGATGCAAACCTCGCAGATCATCCTGACTTCACAGTCGGCCATATCTTCATCAACAGGCTGAACGAACCCGAACAAGTCAAATCTAAGCTGAGAGCGTTACTCTCCAACTATAATTTCAATCTCATTTTCGAAACGGACAAGTGCACGAACACTACTGCACTTGGGCCTCTTGCTGTCCAGGAAGAACCGGTATTCTGGCAATTCGCTATGCTTCCTGAAGAAGGAGCCGCTGAAATCGAACACAAATTATTCGAAATCTCGGTCCTTGCTGAAAAGGAGTATCCCGTGCATGTCGCTTCCCTCAGCAGTCACCATGCTGTTTATAAAGTGATGGGTGCCGGCGACACGTTAAGAAAATACTATACCGACCTGGAAGACCCGTTGGCGGCTTCTTCCATGACGCTTGGACATAACCGTTATTCCACCAACACACTGTCGAACTTTTTCCGTGTCCAGCCGTTCAGCATACTCGGCCATAACGGGGAAATCAACACGATCTCCAAGCTCCGTGACGAAGCAGAAACGCTTGCTGTCCCTCTTGCTGAAGGCGGAAGTGATTCACAGGACTTGAACCGGACGATCGAAACGTTCATCAAACGGGAAGAACTGACCTTATTTGAAGCAATGGATGTCCTCTTTCCGCCGATTGTAAATGAAATCAAGGCGTATCCAGATCACCTTCAGGATTTGTATACTTACTTGCGTGAAGCATGGGGACATTTTGCTCAGGGTCCTGCGGGTATCATATCCCGCTATAAAGATGAAGCAGTATTCAGTGTCGATTCACTTGGACTTCGTCCGCTCTGGATGCTGGAAACTGAAACATCCTATTACTTTTCTTCAGAGCCGGGAATCATGCCGAACAGTGAGTATACCGCTGAACCAAAGCCTCTTTCTCCCGGGGAAAAGGTCGGCTTGAAGCGTGAAGAAGGCAACGAAGAAATCACGGTATTTGACTATCATGAATACCAGGAAGAAGTGTACCGCCGTTTCAGCGATAGATTGTCGTTTGAAAACAGCAAATCAAGGCTGTATCATGCCGAATATCCTGAGGCAGCGTCTGCTTCGAT
This region includes:
- a CDS encoding aminopeptidase, with amino-acid sequence MRDPRLTKLAGNLLSHSVKVKKNERVLIQAHAPGKPLVIELIKKAYEMGAYPFAEILDDDIYRELAMGFNAEQLGIQAEWELQKYKDIDAVIIVSAEENDAEFSDIPADKASLYGRSLKDVHEFYINNRRWVLLNYPSRSLAQKAGMSTSAFSDFVLDVCSIDYQMLASAMEPLRELIKKTDKVRIAAPGTDLEFSIKGMPAVSCTGEKNLPDGEVYSAPVKESMNGTITFNTPCTFRGIVFQKVALTIENGKVIRADADKADRLNEIFNTDEGARYFGEFAVGLNPLIRQPMGDALFDEKITGSIHLAAGEAYENADNGNRSAIHWDMVLILREQYGGGEIYFDDRLISQNGRFVIEELARLNPCRLNM
- a CDS encoding GNAT family N-acetyltransferase encodes the protein MELLRTGDLSTDKVIDFFSVHWGSPEMVISSGVYDCSKLDGFAYLGDNREIIGLITYITKGDACEIISLDSIKEGRGIGSALIKAVENGAVQNQCKRLTLITTNDNLKALAFYQKRGFSISGVYKNAVEKARMRKPEIPLVGNHGIPIRDEIELEKML
- the bcp gene encoding thioredoxin-dependent thiol peroxidase, whose protein sequence is MSTEVGKAAPDFTMPANNGENVTLSDFKGKNVVLYFYPKDMTPGCTTEACDFRDQHESFKELDAVILGVSPDPVERHKKFIEKHDLPFLLLADEDHKAAEEYGVWKLKKNFGKEYMGIERSTFVIDKEGKLAKEWRKVKVKGHVEEALNYIKENLS
- a CDS encoding glutamate-1-semialdehyde 2,1-aminomutase, whose translation is MNFTNSEKLHNSALNHIVGGVNSPSRSFKAVGGGSPVYMEKASGPYFWDVDGNKFIDYLAAYGPIITGHAHPHITEAITRAAENGVLYGTPTALENKFAVMLKDAIPSLDKVRFVNSGTEAVMTTIRVARAYTNRTKVIKFAGCYHGHSDLVLVAAGSGPSTLGTPDSAGVPKSIAQEVITVPFNDIEPFERALEKWGDEIAAVLVEPIVGNFGIVEPVEGFLEKVNERSHKAGALVIYDEVITAFRFMYGGAQNLLGIEPDLTAMGKIIGGGLPIGAYGGKKEIMEQVAPLGPAYQAGTMAGNPASMSAGIACLEILQEDRVYEKLDELGSMLETGILQHAKTYGIPLSINRLKGALTVYFNSGKVYNYAQAEQSDGEMFARFFKLMLNKGINLAPSKYEAWFITTEHNKEDIETTLQAVGQTFKEMSK
- the perR gene encoding peroxide-responsive transcriptional repressor PerR; translation: MLTDRLHESLDTLKDAGVRITPQRHAILEYLIKSEAHPTADDIYKSLEGKFPNMSVATVYNNLRVFKEVGLVKELTYGDSSSRFDCNTTTHYHIICNECGKIVDFHYPGLDEVETLSEQVTGFDVSHHRMEIYGVCPACRQKKEH
- a CDS encoding potassium channel family protein translates to MFPIVLIACTVFLLGSSLKSLIQGDRPKQAYLPIENALLLITVYATVLTGFGMIYILLEINGFTVLSEAGSQIEGTFLQLLETGMYFSAVTLFSVGYGDITPVGTGRAIAVIEAMIGYIMPAAFLVRTVFDNDKYENQKQERQE
- a CDS encoding nucleotidyltransferase-like protein, which gives rise to MEDLLRPIYQERAGNPGTLGILLIEKKHEFSASTDNFDVILFVIAEELEMPWYVKHYEFQDKKAALHLVEEHQVKEWILEGSHRRAVDWVLNGQVLFERNEYIAKERERLREFPPADRKYRMGVEFAKLIRRFTEGKELYESQHYLDAYNNIVHALHHLARLSVIENGFHPEVTVWNQVKRIEPEIYKLYQELVESDESLQKKIELLLLASEYSINSRTRTGAAHMLDVISSQEGLWSFGDLMNKAELKSYSVDLGAMLEHLIDKGLVEDVEVETKGKGIFHRKYKAKEI
- the lepB gene encoding signal peptidase I: MSFAIAFVAVVLIKTYVFAPYIVEGASMDPTLHDGERLMVNKAVYLVDQPERGDIVIIKDSTEDRHYVKRVVALPGDKVEVKNDELYVNEQLIKEPYLSDNRNQARKLGMMLTGNIDPIIIPEGEIYVMGDNRLVSKDSRNGLGLIKDDDIVGKTEIVFYPIPRLRTVE
- a CDS encoding cob(I)yrinic acid a,c-diamide adenosyltransferase, which produces MKIYTKTGDKGETSLIYGSRVPKTDVRVEAYGTCDEANSMIGVAVSHLTPQKWEGDLDILEIMNKVQTVLFHVGAELATPPGKKVKWKLTNSDIEELEKAIDRWEEELPALKSFILPGGSRAGAAFHSARTIARRAERRAIGVEGVNQLVIRYLNRLSDFLFVAARYVNYKEGKTEPNLHEDNV
- a CDS encoding D-2-hydroxyacid dehydrogenase, translated to MFILCTARVNGEIRETTRKRHPDLKFSFQRRMNEEALKELPEAEVLLTYGEDLDEGKIAAAKKLKWIMVLSAGLDKMPFAAIKERNILVTNARGIHKTPMAEYTIGMMLQTARKTKTLIAHEKEKKWDRTVKMSELSEKTLVIAGAGAIGSEIARLARAFGMKTIGVSRSGREAADIDVMYKSADLKKAAAQGDYVVSVLPSTPDTKKMFGRDVFHSMKRDAVFINIGRGDTVNEKELIEVMKGNVISHAVLDVFEQEPLPESHPFWEMGNVTVTPHLSGISPEYHFRAFKIFEQNLAVYQTGEGEYMNVIDPDRGY
- a CDS encoding YgzB family protein; the encoded protein is MGLKYSSKINKIRTFALSLIFIGIAVMYIGIFFRTSPWLMTSFILLGFLAIIASTGVYFWIGMLSTKTVQVVCPNCGKPTKVLGRVDMCMHCSEPLTLDPDLEGKDFDEKYNRKQPSKTK